CTTACGCAGAGACGAAGAGATTGAGATGCTCTTAAAGATAGCCACCTATGGTGGCGCGCAGGTGATGGGCGCTGCTGATTATGGCCTTGAAGTGGGGAAGCGGGCCGACTTTGTGATCTTGGGGGGCGAGACACCAGCAGAAGCGGTTATCGAACAACCCCACCGCACCTATGTAGTGAAAAACGGGAAAATCCTTGTGGCCGATGGAAGCAAGTTGTTTGATTGACCATTCACCTTTATTCTTTACTTTCCGGTAAGTCATAGGTGCTGATGGCGACCAACTTGTTCATAATTGCAGGTAGCAAAAACACAAACTGCAAGGAGGACATATGTCAATCGCCATCATCCGAACTATACAAGTTCTGGAAGAAATCGTACAAATTCTGCCTGTGGGCACGAACCTGGCTCTTTTTACATTTAATGTGGGTCATGCTCAATGGGTCCTTTCTCAGAAGCCGAGGTGCTGTTCACGGCGCATTGGTTGAATCCGGTTTCACGCCAGGCCAGGTCAGGCGGAGTTGGTCAGCGCTGCGCTATGGCGTTTGGTCCATCAGCGAACTGATCGGGCGTTGGCGCGCGATCGTCCTGCGTGAAGGGCGTTGGCAGCCCCGTGAATATGATGGCTACCGACCATTGGCCGTGGACATCACAGCTTTTTGGCGACCTAAACTCCAGGGTTGGGCCGGCAAGTTCTTTTATCGTCTAGCGAATCGGGCCGTCAAAGCGTCGGCTACGGGGTCATCACGCAGGTGGGGCAAGTGGATGGACAACGGGTTCCTTTGCTCAAGCGGATAATTCGGGTCAAGCGGTCAGAGATGAGCGAAGCCGACCTCAAGGCGGATATTTTGCGCCAGGCAAGCACCTATCTGGACGAGAAGGAAGTTTGGATTCATGATGCTGGTGTGGGATTGGCCGACGTGCAGACAGCCAACATTGCCCGGTATGTCATTCGCCAGGCGGTGAATGTAACCGGGCGACGCAACTATCTGCCGCCGGCTAAGGATCGCGGCCGACCGGCTCAATACGGTGAAAAAGTGCGTCCGTTGCCGCGGGAACGACTCGAACACCTGATAGCAGCGACGTCGCCGGATGTCAGCACGCAATTTCAATTTCAAGGACGCACCATTCAAGTTCAAGGCTGGCAAGAGCTGGTGCGTGCTGACCGAAAGTGGCCGATGCGACGCAAACCTTCACCATTTGGACCTTTTCCGACCCTTTGTATAAGAAGCCAATGGTTCTGGGCACAAACCTGGCGGCCTCGGCAGAGACGGTCTTTCTTCTCTACCTTGACCGCTGGCCCGTTGAGCAACCGCCACTGGTCGCCAAGCAAATGTTGGGATTACATCGTCAATTCGTTTTTGCCCCGTCTCAGTTCTCCGGCTGCCAGAGTTGGCGTTGTTGGTGGCTAACATCCTGACCTACCTGGCTGCGGTGCTGCCGGCGATGCCTACCGGATTTTGGGACAGGCAGCCGAAGCGCACGTCAGGACGGTTGCGGCGCGTGTTAGCCAGGGCAGTTTTTCCTAATGAATACCCCTTTTGCTGACCGACTTCGAGAAAAGCAGTCGGTTACGGCCCATTGCCCAAGGGAATTCTAGCCCATCGGCGAAGGAAACGACGCCAAACGGCTCCCTGAAACGGTATTTGGCGCTATTTTCGCCCACATTGTTAAAGTTCTTTGAGCCAAAGCTGGGCTTTGGATTGTTCGTTTTGCCCTTTTGGGGCAAGCAGTTACCGGAAAGTAAAGTTATTCATTTGTGGGTTTATGCTAACTACTCACCCGGTTCTTCGACTATTCCTGATGGATGTGGGGCGATTGTTTTTGTTTGGTACAATAAAGGCTCAGGTGAATTGTCCTCAGTTTTGTGGGCTTTTAACCAGATTTCATTCCATGTCATGATTTAGCTCTATCGAACAAAGGAATAGGGGAGATTGACGAGGATTTCTGTGATGAAAAAGGCTATCGTTATTCTTGTAAATGGAGAAGTGCTTTCTAACAAGTTCAGCTCAACGATTGACAACCAACGCGACAAAGCCCATGAATTGGCCGAAGTATTGCTGCCAATTTTCCAGAGTGATGTGCAAGTAGCGATTTTGCATGGCAATAAGCCGCAGGTTGGTTATGTGTTATACCGGTCTGAGTTGGCCAGCCATGCCTTGCATTCTATTCCCCTAGACGTTTGTGGCGCGGACACACAAGGGGCCACCGGCTATATGCTGATGCAGTCGCTGCATAATGTTTTGGCAGAAAACCAATTGAACCGCCCCGTTATGTCCGTTGTCACCCAAACCGTTGTGGATTCTGAAGATCCGCTTTTTAATCAACCAACCAAGGCAATCGGGCCATTTTTTGACAAAGACAAAGCGGAACAGCATCGACAAAGTCGGGGCTGGCATATGCTGCTTGAACCTGGACGCGGCTATCGGCGAGCAGTCTCGTCGCCGGTTCCTCTCGAGATTGTGGAGATGGAAGGGATCAAACAGTTGGTGGAAAGTGGCACCATTGTAATTGCGGCTGGTGGTGGGGGTATCCCGGTCGTGCGCGGGAACAACGGCCGTCTTCAAGGCGTAGAAGCAGTGGTAGATACGGATCGTGTGGGCTGCATGATGGCCGTGCAGTTGCGTGCCCCCCTGCTGCTCATGGTTATTGACCGCAATGACAAATTTGCCCTCATGGGACTCAATACAGAGCAACAAAGACATTTGTCACTTGAAGACCTGGATTCGCTCTTGAGTCAGGAGACGTTTGTTTCACAAATGGTTGAAGGTAAATTGCAAGCTGCTGCGAATTTTTTGCACAGCGGTGGGGAGCAAGTGATTATCACCACGCTGCGTAAATTGCCGGCAACACTGGACGGCAAAGCGGGTTTGCGAATCGGAATGAAACAAGGGTCGAGTGGTTTATTTGTTTGAGATTGGACCACAAGAATGACAAAGTGATTGTTTTTCATGAATGCACACAAACCCTTACCCGAAGATGATACACGCGCTGTGATGGATGACGAACGAATCATGTGGGACCTGGTTTCGGAGATTAGCCAGGGTTTGCAGATGTCTTTTGCTTCTATTAAAGCAGCTGTTTCCAGTCTTTTGGATGGCAATATTTTTTGGGATCAGGCCGCACAACATGAATTTATGCAGACAATTGATAAAAGTGTGGATGACAGCTCTAGTTTAACGGCCGTGATGACCCTGGCGATGCGCTGTGAAAGCCAAACCCTCATCGTTCATCGTGAACCCAACAGCCTCCAAGAGATATTGTCCCAGGCGAAAGATCTGGTGCAAAAAGATTTACCGGACGCAATCATTGAACTCTCATTGCCCACAGAAACGCGCCCGGCGTTTGTAGATTTCGAGTATTTGCGGATGGCACTGCGATTGTTAATCGAAGTCTTGCTTAGCGCCAATGTCAAATCTTGCGCACCAATGTCAATTCAAATGCTAGAAAAGGCCACTGAATGGCAGCTTGTAATTGAAACTGATTCTTCTGGCCTGACCAATGACCTCATCAATTGGTTATCTCACCATGCCCCTGAACGATTCCTCTTCCCTATCAATCTGCGCGCCGAAATCAAGTTAAAGGCATTGGTTTCGTATCAATTATTGACATTGCAGGCAATAAAACTGACAACGTCTAGTGCAGTTGAAGAAGTCACATCCCTGGTTCTATACGTCCCGTATGTAACAGAAGCCTAGATGGAAGCGATACAGACATTACTTATCGGTGATCAACCAGCGATCTTGCGTACCTTGCGCCGGAATCTTTCCGGTAGAGGGTATGAGGTGTCTATTGCTTTAGATGACCGAGACGTTTTTGAGGCTGTCAGGGATGTGAAGTTTGACCTATTTATTCTGCTGTTGGATTTTGCGACTGTTGAAGTAGATGGTTTGGTAATTTGTCGTCAAATTCGTGAATTAACGCACGCGCCTATCATTGTTCTCTCGGCAATTGGGGCTGAACAAACGAAAATCAAAGCGTTGGATTTAGGCGCCGATGATTACGTGGAGATGCCTTTTAGTATGGAGGAGTTTTTGGCGCGGGTACGATCCTCTTTGCGACGATGGACAATTCAAAGAAATGAGCATCGGCCGGCTAAACACGCCGTAGCCTGTAACGATTTATATATTGACGGTGATAGTCATCAGGTTTCCTTAAGAGGTGAAGAGATTCATTTAACGCCTACAGAGTTCAAGTTGTTATATTATTTGGCTCAGAATCAGGGAAAAGTTATCACGCATCGTTCAATTTTACAGGTAGTCTGGGGGCCTGAATATGGCAATGAACGGGAATATCTGCGAGTCTTTATATCACAACTGCGTCGCAAGATTGAAGATGACCCTTTGCGTCCAACATATGTCCTTACCGAGCCAGGTGTTGGTTATCGTTTCGCCTGACGAGTGGTTTGTGAATAGGCTACCAGCGCATACCTGACTCGTGTTTTCAGCGATACCTCCGCGGGTTTGCACCCAGGCACTTTCTCTCTGTCCATACGATTAAAATATGTACGGTGAGTTGGGGAGGGAAAAAGGGCGGAATGAAGGGGAAAAAGAAGGCGAAAACGGCCGTTTTCCGAGCATCCATCGAGGAAGAAAACGGCCGTTGCCTCAGCCCAACCAGAATGCGGATACGCCATTTTCTAACCGCTCCAGTTGGCTAAATCCTGGTCAATCTCCGCCAGATCAACCAATATCGTTTGGGAAACGCGCCAATTACGGCCGTTTCCCTCTTCATCAGTCATCAGCCGGCTGGCCATTATCTGGGCGTCTTTTACCCAGCCCCACGCGCCATGCCCACGTATGCAATTTGCCAATTACCCTGCCTCGGGACAACGGCCTCTGTTTTGCGACGTAAGGTATCCAGAACAGCGCCATCCATTGGCTTAGGCGACCATTTACACTCGCCCAAAATGAGCGTTTTTTCCATGTTATTGATGCCGACGACATCTACTTGGGCCGTTTTGTCCCAATAGCTGCCCACCTGATTCACCAAAAAAGGCAGCTTACCGGCCGCCCCAGCCCGCAGAACCCATTCCCGGCAGAGTTCTTCCCACGTATGCGTCCCAATAAAATCAAGCAGATGTCGTTTGATTTCAGCCAGGGCTGGCTCTTGTATTCCCAAAGCCAATTGGGTTTGGCGTGCTGCCAGAAAACGATAATAAAAACGGAGATAGGGGTCAGAAATATGATAACGGCTTTGACGCGATTGGATGCCGGCCGTTACCGGAATGCGCCGCGCGATAAAACCGGCCGTTTCTAATACGCTGAGATAGCTGGAGACATGGCCTTGCGCTAAACCCGTAAACGTTTTTATCTCTTTTTGCGTCCGGTAGCCATTGGCAATGGCGTTGAAAAGGGCGATGTAATTATCGGGTTCGCGCACAAAATCTTGCAGCAACAAACGTGGTTCAGCTTGCATCAGATTATTGGCGGTCAGCAGCTGGTGGCGTATGTTTTCCGACAGGGAGACAGTTTGGTCCAGGCGTTCCCAATAAGCTGGAATGCCGCCAAACATGGCATAAATGGCAACTCTTTCCGCCGCATCATAATCCGGGAAATACAGCCGGCTTGTACCAAAGGGCAGCGGCTGCACGTGCAGTTGTGCGCTGGCGCGTCCATATAAAGGCGCCTGATAATCTAGAATTTGTTTTTGCATCATGCCCAGATGCGAGCCGCTTAAGATGAGCATGATATTTTTTTGTTTAAGGTGATGATCCCACGTGTTCTGTAGCAGACCGGCTAACTCCGGCGTTCGCGCTAATAGATAGGTGAATTCATCAATAATGAGGGTGAAGCGTTCCCCTTCAGCCAATCGGGCAACCCGTTCAAACGCCTGTTCCCAGGACTGGTAACTAAAATCGGTCAGCACGGTTCCTTCTGGATGTTCAAACCGATAAAGCGCTTGCGAGAATTGGCGCAGCTGCGCCGTAGCTGAATCAGGTTGCGCCACCCAATACAAGGCATGGGCGATTGGTGTTGTTTGCAGCCAATGGGTGAGCAGCCTTGTTTTGCCGACACGCCGCCGCCCATACACGATGAGCAAAGCGGACTCGTGACGCTGTTGATAGGTATTGAGGGTCTGTATCTCTGAAGTACGGCCAATGAATGGGTGCACAAAGTTATTATACATGTAAAACATTATAATTACTATGTATGAAATACCATTGCAGCATGCACGTCATTTGAGGGCAGAGAAAGTGAGAAATCGCGGTAGCAAACGGCCGTGGCCTAAGCACATAAGCACAACCAGGACGGTGACAACCGTGGAGCAAAGCAACTGGCCCGTAATTTCCCTCCCCACAGCGCCGTAGACAGACAGGTTTATAAGATACCGTAGTCAGATAGTCAAAATAACCCTTGGTTTGTTGGGCACGTAGAATATGAGGTCAAAGCCTGACTTTTGTTGGTTATTATCGTTCGACTTATTGCGTATTTACGCCTTATCGGCATCGCCCCCGATTATCGCAGTTAGCTGAGTTTGCCCCCGGTTTGAAATGGTCTCCAGATAGACGCTTGCAGATGGCGTTTTTTCGCCAGAAAAGAACTTATGTGCTATGAGTTTGCCATCCCTAATAAAAGGATGCCGTTATCATGGCCGAGTTAACCCGACAGGACATTATCAAACTTGTCGCCGCAGCCCACCAACCCATCCGTTTGCGCGGTGTTGATCTCTCAGGACTAGATCTGTCATATCTAGACCTGTCCCACGTCGATTTCTCCTACGCCAACTTGAAAGAAGCTGATTTATCACGAACAGACCTGCATCATGCGGCCTTTTTTAGCGCCAATCTCACTGAAGCGAATCTGTCTGAGGCGGTTTTGAGGTATGCCGATTTAATT
Above is a genomic segment from Candidatus Leptovillus gracilis containing:
- a CDS encoding response regulator transcription factor → MEAIQTLLIGDQPAILRTLRRNLSGRGYEVSIALDDRDVFEAVRDVKFDLFILLLDFATVEVDGLVICRQIRELTHAPIIVLSAIGAEQTKIKALDLGADDYVEMPFSMEEFLARVRSSLRRWTIQRNEHRPAKHAVACNDLYIDGDSHQVSLRGEEIHLTPTEFKLLYYLAQNQGKVITHRSILQVVWGPEYGNEREYLRVFISQLRRKIEDDPLRPTYVLTEPGVGYRFA
- a CDS encoding ATP-binding protein; translation: MHPFIGRTSEIQTLNTYQQRHESALLIVYGRRRVGKTRLLTHWLQTTPIAHALYWVAQPDSATAQLRQFSQALYRFEHPEGTVLTDFSYQSWEQAFERVARLAEGERFTLIIDEFTYLLARTPELAGLLQNTWDHHLKQKNIMLILSGSHLGMMQKQILDYQAPLYGRASAQLHVQPLPFGTSRLYFPDYDAAERVAIYAMFGGIPAYWERLDQTVSLSENIRHQLLTANNLMQAEPRLLLQDFVREPDNYIALFNAIANGYRTQKEIKTFTGLAQGHVSSYLSVLETAGFIARRIPVTAGIQSRQSRYHISDPYLRFYYRFLAARQTQLALGIQEPALAEIKRHLLDFIGTHTWEELCREWVLRAGAAGKLPFLVNQVGSYWDKTAQVDVVGINNMEKTLILGECKWSPKPMDGAVLDTLRRKTEAVVPRQGNWQIAYVGMARGAG
- a CDS encoding carbamate kinase; this translates as MKKAIVILVNGEVLSNKFSSTIDNQRDKAHELAEVLLPIFQSDVQVAILHGNKPQVGYVLYRSELASHALHSIPLDVCGADTQGATGYMLMQSLHNVLAENQLNRPVMSVVTQTVVDSEDPLFNQPTKAIGPFFDKDKAEQHRQSRGWHMLLEPGRGYRRAVSSPVPLEIVEMEGIKQLVESGTIVIAAGGGGIPVVRGNNGRLQGVEAVVDTDRVGCMMAVQLRAPLLLMVIDRNDKFALMGLNTEQQRHLSLEDLDSLLSQETFVSQMVEGKLQAAANFLHSGGEQVIITTLRKLPATLDGKAGLRIGMKQGSSGLFV